In Kineococcus sp. NBC_00420, a single genomic region encodes these proteins:
- a CDS encoding methylenetetrahydrofolate reductase, producing MSLPEDLACAQRRFSVEFSPAHDEASATRQWASVERLARLRPVFASVTYGAGGGSREGTVELASRLAAETSLRPLAHLTAVGESADRLRGVVGALLAGGVRDVLALRGDPDGDPHAPWSPHPQGLQHADELVRLALTEGASSVGVAAFPLGHPDSPDPDTDLRHLLGKVRAGAAFAIAQLTFDVEDFLRLRDRLAAAGCQVPLVPGLLPVTSPRVLEVTRRLTDGHEPSWLHRRLDPFLDDRGAFREEGLRVAVEDGRRLLAEGVPLLHLYSLNQAANVEALVAELGLAG from the coding sequence GTGAGCCTCCCCGAGGACCTGGCCTGCGCGCAGCGGCGCTTCTCGGTGGAGTTCTCGCCCGCCCACGACGAGGCCTCGGCCACCCGGCAGTGGGCGAGCGTCGAACGGCTCGCCCGGCTCCGGCCGGTCTTCGCCTCGGTCACCTACGGCGCCGGCGGCGGCAGCCGGGAGGGGACGGTCGAGCTCGCCTCCCGCCTCGCCGCCGAGACGTCCCTGCGCCCGCTCGCCCACCTCACCGCCGTCGGGGAGTCCGCGGACCGGCTGCGCGGTGTCGTCGGCGCGCTGCTGGCGGGCGGGGTGCGCGACGTCCTCGCCCTGCGGGGGGACCCGGACGGCGACCCGCACGCACCCTGGAGCCCGCACCCGCAGGGTCTGCAGCACGCCGACGAGCTGGTGCGGCTGGCCCTGACCGAGGGCGCGTCCTCGGTGGGGGTGGCGGCCTTCCCGCTCGGCCACCCCGACTCTCCCGACCCCGACACCGACCTGCGGCACCTGCTGGGGAAGGTCCGCGCCGGAGCCGCGTTCGCGATCGCCCAGCTGACCTTCGACGTCGAGGACTTCCTCCGACTGCGGGACCGCCTCGCCGCCGCCGGCTGCCAGGTGCCGCTGGTCCCGGGTCTGCTGCCCGTGACCAGCCCGCGGGTCCTCGAGGTGACCCGACGGCTCACCGACGGCCACGAACCCTCCTGGCTGCACCGTCGCCTCGACCCCTTCCTCGACGACCGGGGCGCCTTCCGCGAGGAGGGTCTGCGGGTCGCGGTCGAGGACGGCCGCCGGCTGCTGGCCGAGGGCGTGCCCCTGCTGCACCTCTACTCCCTGAACCAGGCCGCCAACGTCGAGGCGCTGGTGGCCGAGCTGGGACTGGCCGGCTGA
- a CDS encoding MGMT family protein, giving the protein MPSELPDRAEEVLEVVHAIPAGRVLTYGDVGELVGDRGPRFVGNVLRRFGSDAPWWRVLRADGSAAPPLADRALQHWRAEGVPLRRLAHDAADVRVDLGQARWDASDWVAPWAPR; this is encoded by the coding sequence GTGCCGAGCGAGCTTCCCGACCGCGCCGAGGAGGTCCTCGAGGTCGTGCACGCCATCCCCGCCGGGCGGGTCCTGACCTACGGCGACGTGGGCGAGCTCGTCGGTGACCGCGGACCGCGGTTCGTCGGGAACGTGCTGCGCCGCTTCGGGTCCGACGCCCCCTGGTGGCGCGTCCTGCGGGCCGACGGGAGCGCCGCCCCGCCGCTCGCGGACCGGGCCCTGCAGCACTGGCGGGCGGAGGGTGTCCCGTTGCGGCGCCTCGCCCACGACGCCGCCGACGTCCGGGTCGACCTCGGGCAGGCCCGCTGGGACGCGAGCGACTGGGTCGCCCCGTGGGCCCCGCGGTGA
- a CDS encoding DUF3152 domain-containing protein: MLLRAHDGDPDRPPVTSRRAVLLGGAGVLAGLAGCTGGASGTPSQAPGTPAPTSSTAAPSEVATPTVTQPTQPPLPEGLTAADVSAGVLLRRVPQSGGGSLVVVPGSSQAPASQRVRTLRVEVEQDLLDAGVLDPVAFADFALGVLNDPRSWGAGGTTSFARTDGDAEIRLVLATPDTSAALCRPLRTGGTLSCRSGDAAILTWYRWVEAIPDYGEDRTGYRQYVVNHEVGHALGHGHAPNPGAGKLAPVMMQQTKGLDGALPNPWPNP, from the coding sequence GTGCTCCTGCGTGCCCACGACGGCGACCCCGACCGCCCCCCGGTGACCTCCCGACGGGCGGTCCTGCTCGGCGGAGCGGGGGTGCTGGCGGGACTCGCGGGGTGCACGGGCGGAGCGAGCGGCACGCCGTCGCAGGCCCCGGGGACCCCGGCACCCACCAGCTCGACGGCCGCCCCGTCCGAGGTGGCGACACCCACGGTGACGCAGCCGACTCAGCCGCCGCTGCCCGAGGGCCTCACGGCGGCCGACGTCAGCGCCGGGGTCCTGCTGCGCAGGGTCCCGCAGTCCGGTGGGGGATCCCTCGTCGTCGTGCCGGGTTCCTCGCAAGCCCCTGCCTCGCAACGGGTCCGTACCCTCCGCGTCGAGGTGGAACAGGACCTCCTCGACGCGGGCGTGCTGGACCCGGTCGCGTTCGCGGACTTCGCGCTGGGCGTCCTGAACGACCCGCGGAGCTGGGGCGCGGGCGGCACGACGAGCTTCGCCCGCACCGACGGCGACGCCGAGATCCGCCTCGTGCTGGCGACCCCCGACACCTCCGCCGCGCTCTGCCGCCCCCTGCGCACCGGCGGCACGCTCTCCTGCCGCAGCGGTGACGCGGCGATCCTCACGTGGTACCGCTGGGTGGAGGCGATCCCCGACTACGGCGAGGACCGCACCGGCTACCGGCAGTACGTCGTCAACCACGAGGTGGGCCACGCCCTCGGTCACGGCCACGCGCCGAACCCCGGGGCCGGGAAGCTCGCGCCGGTGATGATGCAGCAGACGAAGGGGCTGGACGGCGCGCTGCCGAACCCCTGGCCCAACCCCTGA
- a CDS encoding DUF3107 domain-containing protein: MEVRIGVQNVARELVFESAQTSEEITAAVTEALSGGTVLRLVDEKGRLVVVPAASLGYIDIGASEVRKVGFGLS, from the coding sequence GTGGAGGTTCGGATCGGCGTGCAGAACGTCGCACGCGAGCTGGTGTTCGAGTCGGCCCAGACCAGCGAGGAGATCACCGCGGCGGTCACCGAGGCGCTGTCCGGCGGCACGGTGCTGCGGCTGGTGGACGAGAAGGGACGCCTCGTGGTGGTCCCGGCGGCGTCGCTGGGGTACATCGACATCGGTGCCTCGGAGGTCCGCAAGGTGGGCTTCGGCCTGTCCTGA
- a CDS encoding DEAD/DEAH box helicase, with translation MTDSSTTDAQHETSDQTTPEAAPYVAPPVGTFAEHGVDARIAQSLAGAGITTPFPIQSMTLPVALTGHDIIGQAKTGTGKTLGFGVPLLQRTAVPGDPDYDVLPNPGKPQALVIVPTRELATQVAGDLTTASRNYPARILTVYGGRAYEPQIAALTKGIDVVVGTPGRLLDLAQQRHLDLFNVKCVVLDEADEMLDLGFLPDVERLLSQTNPGRQTMLFSATMPGPVVAMARSYMRQPTHIRAVDPTDDGATVAAITQFAYRTHALDKVEVLARLLQAEGRGLTIVFSRTKRTAASVAEQLEERGFAAASIHGDLGQGAREQALRAFRAGKVDVLVATDVAARGIDVEDVTHVVNYQCPEDEKTYLHRIGRTGRAGNTGVAVTFVDWDELPRWGLIDKALGLGFGEPVETYSSSPHLFDDLNIPAGTTGRLPRASRTRAGLEAEQVEDLGEVGASKGRRPRKDGGRESGRDGGRDSGRGPRRDAGPTAVAAEEGVVEERVERPRRDRQRRRTRSGVELDETQVVETPVGADGAAVTPEAPAVAETPETPAPAEGGETAERPRRRRRSRAKTADASAEQGSDESAAPAPAVD, from the coding sequence ATGACCGACTCGAGCACGACGGACGCCCAGCACGAGACGTCCGACCAGACCACCCCCGAGGCCGCCCCCTACGTGGCCCCGCCCGTCGGCACCTTCGCCGAGCACGGCGTCGACGCGCGCATCGCGCAGTCCCTCGCCGGAGCCGGGATCACCACCCCGTTCCCCATCCAGTCGATGACCCTGCCCGTGGCGCTGACCGGGCACGACATCATCGGCCAGGCCAAGACGGGTACCGGCAAGACCCTCGGTTTCGGCGTCCCGCTCCTGCAGCGCACCGCCGTCCCGGGTGACCCCGACTACGACGTCCTGCCGAACCCCGGCAAGCCGCAGGCGCTGGTCATCGTCCCGACCCGCGAGCTCGCCACCCAGGTCGCCGGCGACCTGACGACCGCGAGCCGCAACTACCCCGCCCGCATCCTCACCGTGTACGGCGGCCGGGCCTACGAACCGCAGATCGCCGCGCTGACCAAGGGCATCGACGTCGTCGTCGGCACCCCGGGCCGTCTCCTCGACCTCGCGCAGCAGCGTCACCTCGACCTCTTCAACGTCAAGTGCGTCGTCCTGGACGAGGCCGACGAGATGCTCGACCTCGGCTTCCTGCCCGACGTCGAACGCCTGCTCTCGCAGACCAACCCGGGCCGGCAGACGATGCTGTTCTCGGCGACGATGCCCGGCCCGGTCGTGGCGATGGCGCGCTCCTACATGCGTCAGCCCACCCACATCCGCGCCGTGGACCCGACCGACGACGGAGCCACCGTCGCGGCCATCACGCAGTTCGCCTACCGCACCCACGCCCTCGACAAGGTCGAGGTCCTGGCCCGGTTGCTGCAGGCCGAGGGTCGCGGCCTCACCATCGTCTTCAGCCGCACCAAGCGCACCGCCGCCTCCGTCGCCGAGCAGCTGGAGGAACGCGGTTTCGCGGCCGCCTCCATCCACGGTGACCTCGGCCAGGGCGCCCGCGAGCAGGCCCTGCGCGCGTTCCGCGCCGGCAAGGTCGACGTCCTCGTCGCCACCGACGTCGCCGCCCGCGGCATCGACGTCGAGGACGTCACCCACGTCGTGAACTACCAGTGCCCCGAGGACGAGAAGACCTACCTGCACCGCATCGGTCGCACCGGCCGCGCCGGGAACACCGGTGTCGCGGTCACCTTCGTGGACTGGGACGAGCTCCCCCGCTGGGGCCTCATCGACAAGGCGCTCGGTCTCGGCTTCGGCGAACCCGTCGAGACGTACTCGTCCTCGCCGCACCTGTTCGACGACCTGAACATCCCCGCGGGCACGACGGGACGCCTCCCGCGCGCGAGCCGGACCCGCGCCGGCCTCGAGGCCGAGCAGGTCGAGGACCTCGGGGAGGTCGGCGCCAGCAAGGGCCGACGCCCCCGCAAGGACGGTGGCCGGGAGTCCGGGCGCGACGGTGGGCGTGACAGTGGGCGTGGTCCCCGTCGCGACGCCGGCCCCACCGCTGTCGCGGCCGAGGAAGGTGTCGTCGAGGAACGCGTCGAGCGTCCCCGCCGCGACCGTCAGCGCCGCCGGACCCGCAGCGGGGTCGAACTCGACGAGACCCAGGTCGTGGAGACCCCGGTCGGGGCGGACGGAGCGGCGGTGACCCCCGAGGCTCCCGCGGTCGCGGAGACCCCGGAGACCCCGGCACCCGCCGAGGGTGGCGAGACCGCGGAGCGGCCGCGTCGCCGTCGTCGCAGCCGCGCGAAGACCGCCGACGCGAGCGCCGAGCAGGGCAGCGACGAGAGCGCTGCCCCCGCTCCCGCCGTCGACTGA
- a CDS encoding oxygenase MpaB family protein produces the protein MTATTRAPVTARPAAPPSVSQVLHAGPTLEVALLAAALVEERHPRLRPALEDERHPWRRVLDAAALLRAASCDPVRAMALAARERALDGGRHVLAEGHDPDLAALRHALRVHTVLLTAAAAGEAPTRAAAERYVREQRCTAVLLGAEPDDLSATSDEVAADVAAVRAEVDLDAPARSLTGYDDDSLPGSWAQACRLAVSVLPSWARRGPAPESGADLRARLREL, from the coding sequence GTGACGGCAACCACTCGAGCACCAGTCACCGCCCGACCCGCGGCCCCACCGAGCGTGTCGCAGGTCCTGCACGCCGGGCCGACCCTCGAGGTGGCGCTGCTGGCCGCCGCGCTGGTCGAGGAACGCCACCCCCGGCTGCGACCGGCCCTCGAGGACGAACGCCACCCCTGGCGACGCGTGCTCGACGCGGCCGCACTGCTGCGCGCGGCGTCGTGCGACCCGGTGCGGGCGATGGCGCTCGCGGCGCGCGAACGCGCCCTCGACGGCGGCCGGCACGTCCTGGCCGAGGGTCACGACCCCGACCTGGCGGCCCTGCGGCACGCGCTGCGGGTGCACACCGTGCTGCTGACCGCCGCCGCCGCCGGCGAAGCACCCACCCGAGCGGCCGCGGAGCGCTACGTCCGGGAGCAACGCTGCACGGCCGTCCTGCTCGGTGCCGAACCGGACGACCTGTCCGCGACGTCGGACGAGGTCGCCGCCGACGTCGCGGCGGTCCGGGCCGAGGTCGACCTGGACGCCCCGGCCCGCTCGCTGACCGGTTACGACGACGACTCGCTGCCCGGTTCCTGGGCGCAGGCCTGCCGTCTCGCCGTCAGCGTGCTGCCGTCGTGGGCCCGCAGGGGCCCCGCCCCGGAGAGCGGGGCGGACCTGAGGGCCCGGCTGCGGGAACTCTGA
- a CDS encoding MarC family protein has translation MNLQLFGETFVTLFVIMDPLGTVPIFLGLTATFSATERSRAARQAVFVAFGVIVAFALFGQRILDYLHISLPSLQAAGGLLLLLIALELLTGKSDEPTSTVGVNVAMVPLGTPLLAGPGAIVATMVFVQQAHDWGDRAAIAAGVIAVHVTLWLAMRFAGLVHKVLGDSGVLLVTRVAGLLLSAIAVQLVADAVRTFVVES, from the coding sequence GTGAACCTGCAGCTCTTCGGGGAGACCTTCGTCACCCTGTTCGTCATCATGGACCCGTTGGGGACCGTCCCGATCTTCCTCGGGCTGACCGCGACGTTCAGCGCCACCGAGCGCTCCCGGGCGGCGCGCCAGGCCGTGTTCGTGGCCTTCGGCGTCATCGTCGCCTTCGCCCTCTTCGGTCAGCGGATCCTCGACTACCTGCACATCAGCCTGCCTTCGCTGCAGGCCGCCGGTGGTCTGCTGCTGCTGCTCATCGCCCTGGAACTGCTGACCGGCAAGAGCGACGAGCCGACGAGCACCGTCGGGGTCAACGTCGCGATGGTCCCGCTGGGGACCCCGCTGCTGGCCGGGCCGGGCGCCATCGTCGCCACCATGGTCTTCGTCCAGCAGGCGCACGACTGGGGTGACCGGGCGGCGATCGCCGCCGGGGTCATCGCGGTGCACGTGACGTTGTGGCTCGCGATGCGCTTCGCCGGTCTGGTCCACAAGGTGCTCGGCGACTCCGGCGTCCTGCTCGTCACCCGGGTCGCGGGTCTGCTGCTGTCGGCGATCGCCGTGCAGCTGGTGGCGGACGCGGTCCGGACCTTCGTCGTCGAGAGCTGA
- a CDS encoding PHP domain-containing protein — protein MRIDLHTHSNASDGTQSPADVVASAAQAGLDVVALTDHDTSDGWVAAVTAGERLGVRVVPGVEISCLRRGVSVHLLAYRHDPTDEPLVRMLAESRTSRASRARQMVERLGPDTGLRWEDVLEHVHGDATIGRPHIADALVGLGVVEDRDEAFATLLSGRSRYFVPQTAPDPVEAVRRVRAAGGVPVIAHPAASKRGSCIGDTDIEAMVEAGLAGLEVDHRDHSDAERAHLRDLASSLDLLITGSSDYHGTGKRNLLGENTTDPEVLVRIDELAAAPHEVGNA, from the coding sequence GTGCGCATCGACCTGCACACGCACTCCAACGCCTCCGACGGGACCCAGTCGCCGGCCGACGTCGTGGCCTCCGCCGCGCAGGCCGGCCTCGACGTCGTCGCCCTGACCGACCACGACACCAGTGACGGCTGGGTCGCGGCGGTCACCGCCGGCGAGCGGCTCGGAGTTCGCGTGGTTCCCGGGGTGGAGATCAGCTGCCTGCGTCGCGGCGTCTCCGTCCACCTGCTCGCCTACCGGCACGACCCGACCGACGAACCCCTCGTCCGGATGCTGGCCGAGTCGCGCACCTCCCGCGCCAGCCGGGCCCGGCAGATGGTCGAACGTCTCGGCCCCGACACCGGTCTGCGCTGGGAGGACGTCCTCGAGCACGTCCACGGCGACGCCACGATCGGGCGTCCGCACATCGCCGACGCCCTCGTCGGCCTCGGCGTCGTGGAGGACCGCGACGAGGCCTTCGCCACGTTGCTCTCCGGTCGCAGCCGCTACTTCGTCCCGCAGACGGCCCCCGACCCGGTCGAGGCCGTCCGGCGGGTCCGCGCGGCTGGCGGGGTCCCCGTCATCGCGCACCCCGCGGCGTCCAAGCGGGGCAGCTGCATCGGCGACACCGACATCGAGGCCATGGTCGAGGCCGGTCTCGCGGGCCTCGAGGTCGACCACCGCGACCACTCCGACGCGGAACGCGCGCACCTGCGCGACCTGGCCTCCTCCCTGGACCTGCTGATCACCGGGTCGAGCGACTACCACGGCACCGGCAAGCGGAACCTGTTGGGGGAGAACACCACCGACCCCGAGGTCCTGGTCCGCATCGACGAGCTCGCCGCCGCCCCGCACGAGGTCGGGAACGCGTGA
- a CDS encoding DUF6758 family protein — MGGTARCPRCDGAVRAPSIWHSSATCAVHGEVVPLQPAQRADGEHLAWIARHSDVPVWMPWPLPDGWLVTGTRCVRDEKHEAQAVVVAVSGPNHGVGGSPVADLLLVSEQPGTGLGAHLAGRDDVDPGEGIVSGRPAARPHAGGAATPLWGVEADGDRAVLVGEAGGVWLWALLWPASAGLTLFDDLQLIDLRDPAHELDVPCGALSPRVSWAGPETAVRGA, encoded by the coding sequence ATGGGCGGTACGGCGAGGTGCCCCCGCTGCGACGGAGCGGTGCGGGCACCCAGCATCTGGCACTCCTCGGCGACCTGCGCGGTCCACGGGGAGGTGGTTCCCCTGCAACCCGCGCAGCGCGCGGACGGCGAGCACCTGGCCTGGATCGCCCGGCACTCCGACGTCCCCGTCTGGATGCCGTGGCCCCTCCCCGACGGCTGGCTCGTCACCGGGACGCGCTGCGTGCGGGACGAGAAGCACGAGGCGCAGGCCGTCGTGGTCGCGGTCTCGGGCCCGAACCACGGGGTCGGAGGGTCGCCCGTCGCGGACCTGCTGCTGGTCTCCGAACAACCGGGGACCGGTCTCGGTGCCCACCTCGCCGGCCGCGACGACGTCGACCCGGGGGAGGGGATCGTCAGCGGCCGTCCCGCGGCGCGTCCGCACGCCGGCGGTGCCGCCACGCCGCTGTGGGGGGTCGAGGCCGACGGTGACCGCGCGGTCCTGGTCGGGGAGGCCGGCGGGGTCTGGCTGTGGGCGTTGCTCTGGCCCGCCTCCGCCGGGTTGACCCTCTTCGACGACCTGCAGCTCATCGACCTGCGCGATCCCGCCCACGAACTCGACGTGCCCTGCGGGGCGTTGTCGCCCCGGGTCTCCTGGGCAGGCCCCGAGACCGCGGTCCGAGGCGCCTGA
- a CDS encoding aminopeptidase P family protein yields MSSHRATPRSAAFRKFISEGWGPRPAEDLDAAPSAPFAARRRAVLSSLFPHEVLVVPAGTLVRRSNDTDYRFRPHSAFAHLTGLGSDREADAVLVLHPRAEGHEAVLYVRPQAARDTEEFFADARYGELWVGVRPTLREFAAQTGITCHDVAILTDEIGSSLDDDTTTGLRVVPDADPAVTALVAPLRSGEALDKADEELVTALSELRLVKDEHEIGEMRTAVAASIRGFEEIVRSLPRAIGHPRGERLVEAVFDGNARVEGNAVGYETISAAGDHACTLHWIRNDGAVTAGQLLLVDAGVEVDSLYTADVTRTLPVDGTFTDAQRRVYQAVLDASEAAFAVAKPGVRFREVHEAAMKVVADRVAEWGMLPVDVATSMEPGGQFHRRWMPHGTSHHLGLDVHDCAQARKEMYLDAELREGMVFTIEPGIYIKTEDELAPAELRGIGVRIEDDVLVTADGVENLTAGLARTPDDVEAWMASLR; encoded by the coding sequence ATGTCGTCGCACCGGGCCACGCCCCGCTCGGCCGCGTTCCGCAAGTTCATCTCCGAGGGCTGGGGGCCGCGCCCCGCCGAGGACCTCGACGCCGCCCCGTCGGCGCCGTTCGCCGCGCGACGCCGCGCGGTGCTGTCCTCCCTGTTCCCGCACGAGGTGCTCGTCGTCCCCGCGGGGACGCTCGTCCGCCGCTCCAACGACACCGACTACCGCTTCCGGCCGCACTCGGCGTTCGCGCACCTCACCGGGCTCGGCAGCGACCGCGAGGCCGACGCCGTCCTCGTCCTGCACCCGCGGGCCGAGGGTCACGAGGCCGTCCTCTACGTCCGCCCGCAGGCCGCGCGCGACACCGAGGAGTTCTTCGCCGACGCCCGCTACGGCGAACTGTGGGTGGGGGTCCGTCCCACGCTCCGGGAGTTCGCCGCGCAGACCGGGATCACCTGCCACGACGTCGCGATCCTGACCGACGAGATCGGGTCCTCGCTGGACGACGACACCACGACGGGCCTGCGCGTGGTGCCCGACGCCGACCCCGCCGTCACTGCCCTCGTGGCACCGTTGCGCAGCGGCGAGGCGCTGGACAAGGCCGACGAGGAACTCGTCACCGCGCTCTCCGAACTCCGCCTCGTGAAGGACGAGCACGAGATCGGCGAGATGCGGACGGCGGTCGCCGCCAGCATCCGCGGCTTCGAGGAGATCGTCCGGTCGCTGCCGCGCGCGATCGGCCACCCGCGCGGCGAACGTCTCGTCGAAGCGGTCTTCGACGGCAACGCCCGGGTCGAGGGCAACGCCGTCGGGTACGAGACCATCTCCGCCGCAGGCGATCACGCGTGCACGCTGCACTGGATCCGCAACGACGGCGCGGTGACCGCGGGTCAGCTGCTGCTGGTCGACGCCGGCGTCGAGGTCGACTCCCTCTACACCGCGGACGTCACCCGGACCCTGCCCGTCGACGGCACCTTCACCGACGCGCAGCGCCGGGTGTACCAGGCCGTCCTGGACGCGTCCGAGGCCGCCTTCGCCGTCGCGAAGCCCGGGGTGAGGTTCCGCGAGGTCCACGAGGCCGCCATGAAGGTCGTGGCCGACCGGGTCGCGGAGTGGGGGATGCTCCCCGTGGACGTCGCGACCTCGATGGAACCCGGCGGGCAGTTCCACCGCCGGTGGATGCCGCACGGCACGAGCCACCACCTCGGCCTCGACGTGCACGACTGCGCGCAGGCCCGCAAGGAGATGTACCTCGACGCGGAACTGCGCGAGGGGATGGTGTTCACCATCGAACCCGGCATCTACATCAAGACCGAGGACGAACTCGCCCCCGCGGAACTGCGAGGGATCGGCGTCCGCATCGAGGACGACGTCCTCGTCACCGCCGACGGCGTCGAGAACCTCACCGCCGGGCTGGCCCGCACCCCCGACGACGTCGAGGCGTGGATGGCCTCGCTGCGCTGA
- a CDS encoding general stress protein, producing MSNLGPMGGPQRITTPTPPSGDAIGRYATYSEAQRAVDFLSDEHFPVQNVTIVGNGLQMVERVTGRLTYGRAAGAGAGSGAWFGLLIGLMLSVFGSGGSGALFTGILVGAGFGMLFGVISYALTGGRRDFTSSSQIVASEYTVLCLPQLAGQAREVLSKLPNGLGRGTGPDFSKPTGQSQWGAPDPGARPAPWSPPPSGAHLPPPQPGSAPADQPPPPPGEQQPAPEPVMDLSGPTYAEKVEEQRRARRAAEQAAHDASQTPPARDRE from the coding sequence ATGTCGAACCTCGGGCCCATGGGTGGTCCGCAGCGGATCACCACCCCCACCCCGCCGTCGGGGGACGCGATCGGCCGGTACGCCACCTACTCGGAGGCGCAGCGGGCCGTCGACTTCCTCTCGGACGAGCACTTCCCGGTGCAGAACGTCACCATCGTCGGCAACGGCCTGCAGATGGTGGAACGCGTCACGGGGCGCCTGACCTACGGTCGTGCCGCGGGCGCCGGTGCCGGGTCCGGAGCCTGGTTCGGTCTGCTCATCGGCCTCATGCTGTCCGTCTTCGGCAGCGGTGGGTCCGGTGCGTTGTTCACCGGCATCCTCGTCGGGGCCGGGTTCGGGATGCTCTTCGGCGTCATCTCCTACGCGCTCACCGGCGGCCGCCGCGACTTCACCTCCTCGTCGCAGATCGTGGCCTCGGAGTACACCGTGCTCTGCCTGCCGCAACTGGCCGGTCAGGCGCGTGAGGTCCTCTCCAAGCTGCCCAACGGCCTCGGTCGTGGCACCGGCCCCGACTTCTCCAAGCCGACGGGCCAGTCGCAGTGGGGTGCCCCGGACCCGGGTGCGCGCCCCGCCCCGTGGTCGCCGCCGCCCAGTGGTGCGCACCTGCCGCCGCCGCAGCCCGGCAGCGCCCCGGCGGACCAGCCGCCGCCCCCGCCCGGTGAGCAGCAGCCCGCCCCGGAGCCGGTGATGGACCTCTCGGGTCCGACCTACGCTGAGAAGGTGGAAGAACAGCGCCGGGCCCGCCGGGCCGCCGAGCAGGCCGCGCACGACGCCTCGCAGACCCCCCCGGCGCGCGACCGGGAGTGA
- a CDS encoding Dps family protein, which produces MAKESKKMKSEGLPSFTIPGMTLEQGAEVAALLQDRLNALTDLHLTLKHVHWNVVGPNFVSVHEMLDPQVDAVREMADTTAERISTLGLSPVGTPGALVADRSWNDYSIGRAGAIEHLGALDLVYVGVIEDYRRDIAATEELDPVTQDMLIGQSGQLEQFHWFVRAHLETSGGALSTAGASSEVEARGQARAGVKRKTA; this is translated from the coding sequence ATGGCCAAGGAGAGCAAGAAGATGAAGTCGGAGGGTCTCCCCTCCTTCACGATCCCGGGCATGACGCTGGAACAGGGTGCCGAAGTGGCGGCCCTGCTGCAGGACCGGCTGAACGCCCTCACCGATCTGCACCTCACGTTGAAGCACGTCCACTGGAACGTCGTCGGCCCGAACTTCGTCTCCGTCCACGAGATGCTCGACCCGCAGGTCGACGCCGTCCGTGAGATGGCCGACACGACGGCCGAGCGCATCTCGACCCTGGGCCTCTCGCCCGTCGGGACCCCGGGTGCGCTCGTCGCCGACCGCTCCTGGAACGACTACTCGATCGGCCGCGCCGGCGCGATCGAGCACCTCGGCGCCCTCGACCTCGTCTACGTCGGCGTCATCGAGGACTACCGCCGCGACATCGCGGCCACCGAGGAGCTGGACCCGGTGACCCAGGACATGCTCATCGGTCAGTCCGGCCAGCTCGAGCAGTTCCACTGGTTCGTGCGCGCCCACCTCGAGACCTCCGGTGGCGCGCTGTCCACCGCCGGGGCCTCCAGCGAGGTGGAGGCCCGCGGCCAGGCCCGGGCCGGGGTCAAGCGCAAGACCGCGTGA